GAAGGGCGACACCATCGTCGGGACCGAACGGTCCGTCGCCAACCTCGCCCCCGGCGAGGGGCTGACGGTCAACTGGACCCGGTCGGAGGCGGGCTTCCAGACCGGCGACTTCGAGACCGGTGACGGCGCCGACGACGGCGGCGCCCCGCCGACCGAACCCGAGGGTGGCGCCGACGCCGGCGGGCAACCCGGCTTCGGCCTGTCCGCCGCGGTCGCCGCCCTGCTCGGGACCGGCCTGCTCGCGTGGAGGGTCGGCCGATGAGCCGCGAGACGCCACCGGGCGATTCCGGCGACGAGGAGCGCGACGAGCGACCGACCGACAGCGACCATCCCACGACCGAGACCATGGCCACCGACTCCGACACCGACGACGGTAGCACCGAACCCCCGGCCGATACCCGCGAAGCCGCCGGGGCGAACCGCCCGGCGAGCTCCGACGACGACCGAGAGAACGGCGTGCGCACGAAACTGTACTGGCTCGCGCTCGGCGTGCTCACGCTCGTCGCGCTGTTCATGCTCGGCGTGTTCTACGCGAACGCCTCGCGGTTCATCGGCCTCTGGGTCGCCGACGAGTTCGTCCCGCTCGTGCAGGCCGCCTTCGCGCTGGTGCTGCTGGCGCTCTCGCTCGCCGGCATCGTCCGGCTCACCCGCGAACTGACCGGGGACTGACCGGGCAGCGCGGCCAGAACCGGCGTCGACTGCCCTGGCGACGCGACTTCAGACGGTCCCGCCCACGAAGCAGTTGAACTTCTCGACGGCCTCCCCGACGACCGCGCCCTCCCCGTCGTAGGCGACGACCCGGTACCAGCCGTGGACGGGCGCCCGCCCGAGGTCGATGGCGTAGGGCACCATGCCCGGGTCCAGCCCGGTCACCGTCAGGTCGTTCTCCTCGCGGTTGTCCATCACGGGCACGTCCGTGACGAGCCCATCCTCCTGGTCGAAGACGCCGAGGCGGACCACCGCCTCGTTCTCGACCGCCTCGCTCTTGACCGCGACGACGAACAGGACCCGCGAGCCGTCGGCCATCGCCCGGACCATCCCGATGGGGCCCGGCTTCGGAATCGAGCCCCGGCTCGAACAGGCGACACCGCCGCCACCGCCGCCGAGGCCGAGGTTCGTACAGCCCGCGAGCGCGGCGAGGCCGGCGGTCGCCAGGCCCGCGAGGAACTGTCGTCTGGCACGCATACACAGAGAATAGGCACGATTGGCAAAAGGGGGAACTCGTGACTGGCCGAGGGGTTCCTGCGGTGCGGTGCTGGCGGCACGGCTCCGGGAACTGCGACGACCTCGAAGAAGCCAGAAAACGATTCTGTGGTCGAACGTTACCGCTCGTCGACGTCGACGAACTCCTCGTCCATCGGGCCCGTGTACCGCGCACGCGGCCGGATGAGCCGGTTGTCGTCGTACTGCTCCAGCACGTGGGCGATCCAGCCGCCGACGCGGCTCATCACGAAGATAGGCGTGTAGATGTCGATGGGGATGCCCATCTGGTAGTACGTCGAGGCGGAGTAGAAGTCGACGTTCGGCGCGAGGCCCTTCTCCTCGGTGAGGTACTCCTCGATGGCGACCGAGTAGTCGTGCCACTGGGGCGTCCCGGCGGCCTCGCCGAGTTCCGCGGACTTCTCCGAGAGGATCTTCGCGCGGGGGTCCTTGACGTTGTAGACGCGGTGGCCGAACCCGGGGACGCGCTCGCCGGCGTCGAGGCGGTCCTCGACCCACTCGACGGGGTCCTTCCCGGACTCGTCGAGTTCGAGCAGCGCCTCCATCACGTCCTGGTTCGCGCCGCCGTGCAGGCTCCCCGAGAGGGCGCCGATGCCCCCCGGAATCGTGGAGTGGACGTCCGCGAGCGTCGAGGAGATGACCATCGTGGTGAACGTCGAGGCGTTCAGGCCGTGGTCGGCGTGGAGCACCAGCGCCATGTCGAACGTCTCGGCGAGCACGTCGTCGGGCTCCTCGCCGTTCAGCATGTAGAGGAAGTTCGCGGCGTGGCTCAGGTCGTCGCGCGGCTCGACCGGCTCCTCGCCGTCGCGGATGCGGACGAACGCGGCGAGGATGGTCGGGATCTTCGCCGTGATGCGGCGACCCTTGCGGAGGTTCGCGGCCTCGTCGGTGGGGTCGGCCTCGGCGTCGGGGTCGTACGCGGAGAGCTGCGAGACGGCGGTCCGGAGCGCGGCCATCGGCTCCTCGTCCTGCTCGGCGAGTTCGCGGACCGTCGACAGCACGCCGTCGTCGACGTGGCGCTCGGCGGCCATCTGCGCCGTGAAGTCGTCGAGTTCCTCGCGATTGGGAAGTGTCCCGTGCCAGAGGAGGTAGAGGACCTCCTCGTAGCTGGCGTCGCGGGCCAGGTCCTCGATGGCGTACCCGCGATAGATGAGACGCCCTTCGTCACCGTCGATGAAGCTCAGTTCCGATTCGGCGACCAGAACGCCCTCCAGCCCTTTCTTGAGGTCGTCAGACATACGTTGAGGCTTGCGCACGCCCCCCGAAAAGTATTGTCGTTTACGCCGTTACTGCTGGAAGAGTGCCCAACGCGGGCGCCTCGCCGGAACGCGAGAACCGCGAAGTCGGCGTCGAGACGCGCTATCTGCATCGTTTTCCATGATATTCGACGCACGACGTCGGGACGGCACCCGTAGATAAAGGACCGGTCGGGACACCGCGGCAGGTGGTCCACAAGATTACGAGCGCGACCGCGATGGAGACACCGGCGATATGGTGAATACCACCGACAGCCTCCCTACACGACATGAAACTGTGGGTTCTGGGCAGCGAACCGCCCAGTCGGTGGCCCCGGGCAACGCTTTTCTCGCGGCCGGGCCAACGTCGGGCCATGGACGCCGGTGACGTCGAGTACGAGCCCGTGAGCGTCAAGGAGGTGCTCGCGGAGATGAAGGACACCGCCGAGTTGATGATCGACCTCTCGTTCTCCGCGGTCCTGCTGGGGAGCAGCGAGGTCGCCGAGGAGGTGCTCGAACTCGAGGACCGGATGGACGTGCTGCAGATGCGGGCGCGCATGAGCCTGATGATGGCGGCGCGCTCGCCCGAGGACGCCGAGGAACTCGCGCCCGTCCTCGGGATGGTCGGTGCGACCGAGAAGATCAGCGACGCGACCGGCGACATCGCGAAGGTCGTCCTCGAGGAGATCGGCCTTCCGGACGCCATCCGGACGACGCTGCCGGAGGCCGTCGAGACGGTCGTGCGGGCGCGCCTGACCGCCGACTCCCGGTTCACCGGGCAGCGCCTCGGCGAGTTGAACCTGGAGACCGAGACGGGCGTCCGGGTCATCGCCATGCGCCGCGGCGGCGACTGGCTCCTGAGCCCGGGGAAGGACACCGTCCTCCAGACGAGCGACGTGCTGTTGCTCCGCGGCGCCGAGGAGAACGTCGCGGCGGTGTACGCCACGGTCACCGGCGGCGAGTTCGTCCCGCCGGAGGCCGTCGAGGAGGGCATCGACGACCTCGAACGCGCCGTCGACTCAATCGTCCTCATGAAGAACATGAGCGAACTCGCGGTCGACGTGGCCTACGGCTCGGTGCTGTACGGGAGCGAGGCGCTGGCCGAGGAGGTCGCCGAACTCGAGGCGGAGGTCGACGCGCTCGAATCGCGCTTCGAGGCGTGGGTCCTGCAGGCCGCCGAACGGGTCGACGACCCGGTCGACCTGCGCGGACTGATGCACCTCGCGGGCGCGACCGAGGTCATCAGCGACGCCGCACTCGAGATCTCCGAGGGCGTGCTCCGCGGGATGGGCACGCACCCGGTCGTGGCCGAGGCGGTCTTCGAGTCCGACGAGGTCATCGTCCGGCTCACGGTCGCCGCCGGCAGCCAGCTCGCGGGCACCACGCTCGGCGAGCAGACCGTCCGGACCGACACTGGCATGCGCGTCATCGCGGTCCGACACCGCGACGACGCCGGGAACGACTGGGAGATCATGCCCGGCCCACAGACGGAGCTCCGGGTCGGCGACGTGTTCATGGCGAAGGGGACCCGCACCGGCGCGACCCGGCTGGCCGAACTCGTCGGCGACGACTCACTCGAGGACTTCGAATAGTTCCTCGTCGTCGGCCGGCTCCCAGCCGGCGGGCGTCGGGGCGTCACGGCACGCTTTCCCGAGCAGTACCCAGGCGAGCCCGAGCGGTGGCACCGTCAACAGGCCCACGATGGCCGGGGGCGACGCGACCGCGACGGCGGCGAACCCGACCGCGGAGACGGGCAGTGCGGCGGCCGCGACCAGCGCGATGCCGCCGAGTTCGTCGCGGGCCGCGAGCCCGAACAGGCCCGTCCCCGCGAGCAGGATGCCGAGGCCGATGGCGAACGGGGTCGCGATCGGCGTCCGGGTCGTCGCCAGCACCGGCTCCGGGGTCAACAGCGCGCCGACGTGGACCGTCAACAGGCCGACGACCGAGACGACGGCGGCGAGCCGACCGAGGTCGCCGGCGACGAACTTCACCTTCGTGTAGACCGCCCAGATACCCGGCAGGAGCAACAGCGAGGCGGCCGACAGCGTCGCGGCCGAGGGGGCCGCGCCGACCAGCGAGGTCGTCTCGGCGAGCACCGCGAGGTCGGTGAGGGCGAGCCAGACGAGGCCGCCCAGCGCGCCGACGGTCCCGCCCCGGCGCACCCACTTCGGCGGCGACATGACCGCGCCGACGGCGTTCCGCGCCGTGAGCACGGTCGCGACGAACATCGCGGTCGAGACGAAGACGACGAACCCGAGCACCACGTACAGGAGCGGCGAGCCGGTCCGGGGGCGGACGTCCGCCATGAGCCCCGGGAGGGCGACGAAGAAGGCGAACAGGGCGAACGCGAGGACGAGGCCGCTCGCGACGCCGATCTTCACGTTCCGGCCGGCGCCCAGCGCCGCGAAGAACTGGACCATCGGCGGCCGGCCCGGGCGGTCCTCGCCGGTGTCGGTGTTCTCGCTCACGCCCGACTCTTGGGAACTTGGGCACAAATCCGCGTCGGTCTCGGTGAGCCGACGGGTCCCTCAGGCGTACGCCTCGAACTCCTCGCCACGGAGCAGGAAGTACGCCGTCCCGAGCAGGCCGACCCCGGTGGCGAGGGTGAACGCGAGTTGCGGTCCGGAGAGGGCGAGGCCAGCCAGCGCGAGCCCACCGGTGCTGTAGAGCCAGCCGCCGACCGCGGCACTCGGGATGGTGATGGCGTTGCGGACGAGATAGTACGACCCCGTGACGCGCCCGCCGGCGTCCTTCTCGGCGGGGCCGACGATGAGCGCCTTGTGCGCCGGGAGGCCGGCGAACCGGAGCCCGGAGAACGCCCAGATGGCGCCGACGACGACCGCCTCGGAGAGGGCGACGCCGGCGACGGTCAGGCCGCCCTCGGGCGCGTTCACGAGCAGCACCGGGAAGACGGAGTAGACGAGGAAGCCGAGGCCGACAGCGGGGACCAGCCCGGAGCGCTGGGTCAACTTCGCCACGGGGACCATCGTCAGCAGCGCCACCGCCATCTCGACCGCGAGGAACACCCCGAACAGCGCCTCGGGGGCGAGGAAGACGCCGAATATCGTCGCCGTGGTCCGGAGTTCTCTGGTGACGACCAGCACCGCGAACACGTACACCATCCCGTTGGCGAACCGGACGAGGGTGTCCCCGACGAGCAGGGGGCGCAGTGGGTCGGGCAGGCTCGCGAGGTCCTCGCGTATCTGGGCGACGCCCGCGAACTCCTTGCCGAAGGAGTCGCCCTCGGCCTCGTAGAGGATGTGCTGTGCCACGGTCGCGACGACCGCCGCGGCCAGCGCGACCCCGATGACGTACCGGAAGCCGAGGTCGAACCCGTAGGCGGCGACGAGCCCCGCCGCGACGAGGGGGCCGACGAGGAACGCCACGCGCCGGAAGGTCTCGGTGCTGGCGAAGCCGGTGGCGAGCCGGTCGTTCGGCACCGACTGCTTCACGATGGCGAACGTCGCACCGAGGCCGAAGGACTTCCACGCCTGCGCGAAGACGAGGCCGACGAAGATCCACGCCCACGCCGGCACCGGGCCGACGGCCAGTTGCTCGGCGAACAGCCACAGGGCGAAGCCGACCGCGGAGGCGAACCCGAAGACGGTCAGGGCGGTCCGTGAGCCGATACGGTCCGAGATGGCCCCGCCGGGGTAGGGATACACCGCCCCGATGAGGTTCCCGAAGCTCCCGTACAGGCCGACGACGACCGAGGTCCCGCCGAGTGCGACGATGTACTCGCCCATGTACCGGCCCGTCATCTGGAAGCCGAGGCTGAACGCGAACATCGCCACCGAGAGCACGAACACGTCGCGCTCCAGCGCGAAGAACTGGCGGAAGTACGTGAGTGCCCCCGGCGTGTCTCTTTCTGTCACACGTAGGTCGTGGTGCGCGCGAATCCGACAAAACCGGTTCGGTCGGTCCCTACTGTGTGCTATCGAGGCATATCGAACGCCCTGACTGGCCATGCTACTTATATGGTGTCCTCCCAACCGTTCAGCAACATGAGACGACGCCGACTACTGGGAACGGTGGGGGCACTGGTCGGCTCCGCCGGCTGTCTCCGACTCAGCGGGGGAGGATCCGAGACGACGCGACCGCCGACGCTCGAGGTGACCGACACCGGGACGCGGACCAGCGCCGAGACCGATTCGGGGACCACCGAGCCGCTGGACCGGCCACCGGGGCTGCAGGGCGACGGGGTCGCGGTCTACCTCGCGGACTCGCACGTCAACGCCCTCTCGCGGACCTCCTTCACCGTCTCGTTCCGCTCGACCAACCTGACCCGCGGCGAGACGAACGAGGCCCGGAAGGCCATGGTCGGCGAGGCGGGCGCGCTCGAACGCTGGCAGGACGGCAGCGCCATCGACATGTACCGCACCGCCGACGGCTCGTACTGGCGCCAGAACGTCGGCGGCCGGTCGACCTACGGCCACCACCGGTACGCCTTCGACCGGCAGGACCTCATCCGGGCGCGCGACCTCCGGACGCTCATCCTCGCGGGGCAGTGGGACGCCCCCGAGGAGACCGACGACCGCGCCTTCGAGATAACGGCAGACGGCATCGGCGAACCCCAGGCGCTCCTGGACGAGTACGAGGGCTCGGAGCTGAAGTCCTACGCAGCCGAGGGGAAGGTCCTCGAGAGCGGCATCATCGCCGAACTGGCCGCCGAGTTCTCGTACCTCCGCCAGGACGACGAGGGCGAGCGTCTGTTCAAGGTCCGGGTCGACTACCTGACGACCGACGTGGGGTCGACCGACGCCTCGAAGCCCGACTGGTACGGGACCGCGGTCGAGCAGGCACCCGACGTGTCCGCCCGCATCACCGACGACGGGAACTTCATCCGGATGGAACACGCCGGGGGCACCGCGATCCTGCCCGGGACCGCCGTCGTCCTCTACGGCCGCGGCGAGCAGGACCGCGGCAACTGGGGCTACCGGGACCTCGACCGGCCGGTCGAGGCCGGGACCACGCTCTACCTCTGGATGGAGGACGGCGAGTTCCGCTGGAACCGCGGGAGCAGACCGGGCGACGCGAACCCGACGACCCTCGACGGCCGGTACGGCTTCTGGATGCACCGCGAGGGCGCGGAGTACTTCGGCAACATCGAGCTGCCGAAGTGACAGCGGTGGGGAAAGACCGGCGCCGTCCGGCACTCGGCCCTCGACTCGACACCTGAAACGGCCGATACGTTTACTCGGGTCGCTACGCAGACAGTCGGTATGCAACGCCGACACGTCCTCGGCGCCCTCGCCGTCCTCGCCGGGACCGCGGGCTGTCTCCGACTGGAGGACTCCGCAGCCGCGAGCACCGGCCAGGACGGGGGTGACGCGGGTGCCGCGACCACCGTGAGCACGACCGAGACCTCGACGGCGACCGAGTCGGACACCGCCGGCGAGACCGACGCGGCCGCCGCGGTCCCAGATTACCCCGCGGGCGTCGACGAGGACGGCCTGAAGCCCTACCTCGCCGACACGCACAGCAGCGCCCTCTCCGGTGAGTCGTTCACGCTCCGCCGGCGCATCGTCGACCAGAACCACGGCGGGACGTGGGAGAACGACCTCTACCGGGTCGCCAGCGACGGCACGGCGCGAGTGACGACCCAGTTCAACACCGAGGTCGAGAAGTACCACAGCAGCCGCGGCGTCGTCTGGCGCCAGACCCACCAGGGCAGCGTGCGCTTCGGCGCGAACCCGATATCGCTCCCCCGCCGCGAGTTCACCGGCTACCGCCTCCTCCAGAAGTTGTTCCGGGCCGGCGACTTCGGCCCGCCTGCGGCCCCCGACACCGGCGGCGACGTGGTGACGTGGGACCTGGAGGCCGAGGCACTGGCCGACCCCGGCCCCCTCGAACAGCGATTCGGCGCGACCAGCGTGAACACCTTCGGTGCGGACCTGACCGTCGACGAGCGCGGTATCGTCGACGAACTCGTCGCCGAGTTCGCGTTCGACTCCGAGTACGACGACACCGAGCAGTCCCTGCTCGCCCGCCTCGAGACCAGCGAGGTCGGCGCGACCAGCGTCTCGGAGCCGTCGTGGGCAGCCGAGGCCCGCGAACGCAGCCCGAAACTGCAGATTTCGATGGGCGAGGACCGCCGCGTCGTCACCGTCACCCACGAGGGCGGCGACCCGGTCCCGGCCGGTGCCGAACTCTCGATGTACGACCAGACGGGCCACCTCGGCTTCGAGCGCCTCCCGCAGGCCATCGGGACGGGTGGCCGACTCGACGTGTGGGTGGAGAACGGGCGGCTGGCCATGACCTTCGGCGAGGCCGACGACGCCAGCGCGACCCGCGAGTTCGGGAGCCGCACCGGCGTCTCGATGATGCTCAACGGCGCACAGTACGTCAACCGCGAGCTCAGGTGAGCCGGACCCGATGAGCCGGAAACCCGCGGGTGGCGCCGCCGCGTGTCGGTTCACATACCGAACACCTAAAGGGCGACCGACCTTTCTGTAGGGCAATGACGACCCTGGGAACCGCGAGCGCGGCCCCCGGCGAGGTCGACACCGGTCGCCTGACCGTCGGGGAGACCCGCGACGGCAGCCCGGTCGGCCTCCCCGTCGCCGTGGTCAACGGCGAGCGGGACGGCCGGACCCTCTACATGCAGGCCGTGAGCGACGGGAACGAGTTGAACGGCGTCGGCGTGGTGCGCGAGGTGTTCCCCCAGCTGGACCCCGCGGCCCTGGCCGGCGAGATACGCGTCGTCGGTATCGTGAACTACCACGGCTTCCAGATCGACTCCCACCGCAACCCCATCGACGACACGAAGCTCAACCGCACCTACCCCGGCGACCACGACGGCACCTCCTCCGAGCGCATCGCCGCCGCGACGTTCGACGCGGCCCGCGACGCCGACCTCATCCTCGACCTCCACCAGGGGTCGGACAGCCGGATGATAAACGAGACGCGGGTGCGCTGTGGCCGCCGCCACCGCCTGCACCAGAAGTGCCTCGAACTCGCGAAGGTGTTCGGCGCCGGCCACATCCTCGACCAGAAGGGCCCCGACGGCCAGCTGGCACGCGCCGGCCCCGACGAGGGCATCCCGACCATCGACCCCGAGTTGGGCGGGACCGTCGGCTTCGACCACGAGAGCATCCGCATCGGCGTCGAGGGCGTGTTCAACGTGCTGAAGTACTACGACTTCCTCGACGAGGAGGCGACGACCGAGACCCAGACCCGCGCGAAGGGATTCGACCAGTACGGCTCGCCCGCGGGCGGCCTCGTCCGGTTCGAGCACGACCTCGGCGAGGAGGTCGACCGCGGCGACGTCCTCTTCACCGTCACCGACCCGTTCGGCCAGCTGAAGGCCGAAGTGACCGCCGACTCGACCGGTATCTTCTGGCGCGCCCGCCGGCTCCCGCAGGTCGCGACCGGCGAGTACGTCTGTTCCGTCGGCACCGACATCGACTCCTACTGATTCCCATGCAGCACCTCTACTGCCCCGAGTGTGGCACCGAACACGAAGCGAGCCCCGACGAACCGTGGCGCTGTCCCCGCGACGGCCACGCGCTCGACCTCGAGACACCCCCGCTCCCGGACGGGAACCCACTGCCCGTCAGCCAGCTGGACACCCGCCGCGGCCTCTGGACCTTCCACGAGTTCATCCCGGTCGAACAGCGCGTCACCCTCGGCGAGGGCTTCACGCCCCTCGTCGACGCGCCCGACTGGGACGCCGAGTTCAAACTGGAGTACGTCTCGCCCACCGGCTCGTTCAAGGACCGCGGCGCGACGACGACGCTCTCGCGGGCGGCCGGCCTCGGCGTCGAGAAGGTCATCGAGGACTCCTCGGGTAACGCCGGCTCGGCCATCGCGACCTACGCGGCCCGCGCCGGCATCGAGGCCGACGTGTACGTCCCGGCCGACGTGAAGCAGTCGAAGCTCATGGCCATCCAGCGCTCGGGCGCCCGCCCGGTCCGGGTCGAGGGCACCCGCGAGGACGTGACGAAGGCGGCCATCGACGCCGTCGAGAACGGCGAGGGCTGGTACGCCAGCCACGCCTGGAACCCCGCGTTCTACGCCGGCACGATGACGTTCGCCATCGAACTCGCCGCCCAGCGCGACTGGAGCGCCCCCGACGCCGTCGTCACCCCGGTCGGTCACGGCACCCTCCTGCTGGGGGCCTACCGCGGCTTCGACGTGCTCGAACGCGCCGGCATCATCGACTCGATGCCCCGGCTGCTCGGCGCCCAGGCCGCCGGCTACGCCCCCATCGCCGACCACTTCCACGCCGACGTGGAGGCCGAGGACGACCACCCCAACGAGATGGCCGACGGCATCCAGATCCGCGAGCCCGCCCGCACGGACCAGCTCGTCGACGCCCTCGAGGCCACCGGCGGCGACTGCATCGCCCTCGGCGAGAACATCGTCGAGAACACGCTGGACGCCCTGCACCGCAACGGCTTCTACGTCGAACCGACCTGTGCGACCGCGCCCGCCGCGCTCACGAAGTACCGCGAGATGGGCGTCGTCGACGATGACGACGACGTGGTCGTTCCCCTCACCGGGAGCGGCCTCACGACGCTCTGAGCCGTGACGAGGCAGCCCGCCGCCTTCTGCCCGGACTGCGGGACCGCGACCACCAGCCGCCACGTCGACGGTCGCGACCGCCGGTTCTGTCCCGCCTGCGAGCAGGTGGTCTGGCACAATCCCATCCCGACCGCGGGCGTCGCCGTGGTCGGCGACGAGGGTGTGCTGCTCGGTCAGCGCGCCGTCGCACCCGGCGTCGGCGAGTGGGGCGTCCCCGGCGGCCACATGGAGGCCGACGAGACCCCCGAGGAGGCCGCCGCCCGCGAACTCGAAGAGGAGACCGGCGTCAGCGTCGACCCGGACGCGCTGACCCTCCTCGAGACGTTCACGACCGGGCCGTTCGCCGGGAAGTACATCGTCTCCATCGGGTTCGCGGTCCGCGCCGAGGAGACGACGGGCGAGCCCGAGCCCCTGAACGAGGTCCTCGACGTGGGCTGGTTCACGCCCGAGTCGGTCGCCGCCAGCGACGCGGTCCTGCACGAGGACCACGCCCAGCGCCTGCGGTTCGCGTGGGAACGGTTTGGGTAGTCAGGGTGGAGTGGAAGCAGAGGGGTTCCCCTCTCGCGGCGGCGGGCGGCGCGCGATGGAGACGGTCACCGAGCGATAGCGAGGTGTCCGTCGGACCGTGCGAGGGACGACCGGAGTGAAACGAAGCAACGCGGAGTGGAACGGCGGGAGTCGGCTGGGGAGGCTGTGGTGCGGTCGCGGTCATCGACGCCAGCGATAGTCTTCGAGGTCGAACCAGCCCCGTCCGGCGAGCGAGAGACAGACACGGCCAGCATTACTGCCTCATCTCTCGGGATGCGTCTCGGCGTCGAACCCCCCTCTCACGAGCGGTTTCGCCACGTGTCGCCGGGCACAGGGCGGGACCTCGTACCAGCCCTGCTCCAACTCGCGCTCTATCTCGACCTCGACCTTCCCGGGCGCGCTCGTCCCGCAGTCCCGGCACCGGTAGCCCTGGTTCCGACCCGCCGATTTCATCGTGTTGCCACAGCCGTCACAGCGCGGCGTCTGGAAGGCGGTCCGGTTCAGCTCGCGGACCGCGAACTTCTCCAGTTTGAGCGTCCCGCCGGTGACCTCGCCACAGACCGTGAGGCGGTCGCCCTCCCGAAGTGCCCGCACCCGGTCGCGGAAGCGTTTCGTGGGCTCGAAGGCGGCGCACTGGATGGCGGCGTCGCGGTCGGGTGCTGAAAACTCGAAGAAGACGTGCCCCCCGCGTCTCGTCTCCGGCTCCGAGGTCACGACACCCGAGACGCGGTAGGCCCGGTACTCCCGGAGCGACCCGATGTCACCCGGCGCGAGGTGGGCGTCGGTGCCCTGGTTCGTCACGAAGGTCGCGGCGTCGAAGACGGGCTCCGAGTCGATGGCTCCGGCCAGTGCCCGGCAGGCCTCGGGGTCGTCGCCGCGGATGCCGTACAGGATGGGACACGGCGTATGGGGCACACAGACCGCCTCGCCCTCGACGCGGTCCACGGTGTCCCAGGCGCGGGGGTAGTACTCGTCGGCCGCGGCGAAGAGCGAGTCGTAGTCGACCGCGCGCTCGGTGCCCCAGCGGTCGGGCTCGCGGTAGCTGATGTGCTCTGCGGTCCAGTCGTCGAAGGCGGCCCAGGAACCGACGGCGGCGAGCGCGCCGACCAGCCCCTGGGCGTTCTTCCAGCCGGCGCGGGCGTACTCGCAATCGTCGGCCAGTTCCCGGGCGCGGGCGACCGGGATGATCTCGCGCAGGGCGTCGCGGGCGAAGGTGGCGACTGCGTCGG
This window of the Haloarchaeobius amylolyticus genome carries:
- a CDS encoding MFS transporter, which produces MTERDTPGALTYFRQFFALERDVFVLSVAMFAFSLGFQMTGRYMGEYIVALGGTSVVVGLYGSFGNLIGAVYPYPGGAISDRIGSRTALTVFGFASAVGFALWLFAEQLAVGPVPAWAWIFVGLVFAQAWKSFGLGATFAIVKQSVPNDRLATGFASTETFRRVAFLVGPLVAAGLVAAYGFDLGFRYVIGVALAAAVVATVAQHILYEAEGDSFGKEFAGVAQIREDLASLPDPLRPLLVGDTLVRFANGMVYVFAVLVVTRELRTTATIFGVFLAPEALFGVFLAVEMAVALLTMVPVAKLTQRSGLVPAVGLGFLVYSVFPVLLVNAPEGGLTVAGVALSEAVVVGAIWAFSGLRFAGLPAHKALIVGPAEKDAGGRVTGSYYLVRNAITIPSAAVGGWLYSTGGLALAGLALSGPQLAFTLATGVGLLGTAYFLLRGEEFEAYA
- a CDS encoding threonine synthase — protein: MQHLYCPECGTEHEASPDEPWRCPRDGHALDLETPPLPDGNPLPVSQLDTRRGLWTFHEFIPVEQRVTLGEGFTPLVDAPDWDAEFKLEYVSPTGSFKDRGATTTLSRAAGLGVEKVIEDSSGNAGSAIATYAARAGIEADVYVPADVKQSKLMAIQRSGARPVRVEGTREDVTKAAIDAVENGEGWYASHAWNPAFYAGTMTFAIELAAQRDWSAPDAVVTPVGHGTLLLGAYRGFDVLERAGIIDSMPRLLGAQAAGYAPIADHFHADVEAEDDHPNEMADGIQIREPARTDQLVDALEATGGDCIALGENIVENTLDALHRNGFYVEPTCATAPAALTKYREMGVVDDDDDVVVPLTGSGLTTL
- the citZ gene encoding citrate synthase; its protein translation is MSDDLKKGLEGVLVAESELSFIDGDEGRLIYRGYAIEDLARDASYEEVLYLLWHGTLPNREELDDFTAQMAAERHVDDGVLSTVRELAEQDEEPMAALRTAVSQLSAYDPDAEADPTDEAANLRKGRRITAKIPTILAAFVRIRDGEEPVEPRDDLSHAANFLYMLNGEEPDDVLAETFDMALVLHADHGLNASTFTTMVISSTLADVHSTIPGGIGALSGSLHGGANQDVMEALLELDESGKDPVEWVEDRLDAGERVPGFGHRVYNVKDPRAKILSEKSAELGEAAGTPQWHDYSVAIEEYLTEEKGLAPNVDFYSASTYYQMGIPIDIYTPIFVMSRVGGWIAHVLEQYDDNRLIRPRARYTGPMDEEFVDVDER
- a CDS encoding succinylglutamate desuccinylase/aspartoacylase family protein; translation: MTTLGTASAAPGEVDTGRLTVGETRDGSPVGLPVAVVNGERDGRTLYMQAVSDGNELNGVGVVREVFPQLDPAALAGEIRVVGIVNYHGFQIDSHRNPIDDTKLNRTYPGDHDGTSSERIAAATFDAARDADLILDLHQGSDSRMINETRVRCGRRHRLHQKCLELAKVFGAGHILDQKGPDGQLARAGPDEGIPTIDPELGGTVGFDHESIRIGVEGVFNVLKYYDFLDEEATTETQTRAKGFDQYGSPAGGLVRFEHDLGEEVDRGDVLFTVTDPFGQLKAEVTADSTGIFWRARRLPQVATGEYVCSVGTDIDSY
- a CDS encoding DUF7536 family protein, whose translation is MSENTDTGEDRPGRPPMVQFFAALGAGRNVKIGVASGLVLAFALFAFFVALPGLMADVRPRTGSPLLYVVLGFVVFVSTAMFVATVLTARNAVGAVMSPPKWVRRGGTVGALGGLVWLALTDLAVLAETTSLVGAAPSAATLSAASLLLLPGIWAVYTKVKFVAGDLGRLAAVVSVVGLLTVHVGALLTPEPVLATTRTPIATPFAIGLGILLAGTGLFGLAARDELGGIALVAAAALPVSAVGFAAVAVASPPAIVGLLTVPPLGLAWVLLGKACRDAPTPAGWEPADDEELFEVLE
- a CDS encoding tRNA(Ile)(2)-agmatinylcytidine synthase, which encodes MTVIGLDDTDSRTRGMCTTYVANRVASRLRESGATVERLLLVRLNPAVEFKTRGNAALAIHTDADPETVLALAREELAGAAETDDPMTNPGLVVASGNPAEVPDAVATFARDALREIIPVARARELADDCEYARAGWKNAQGLVGALAAVGSWAAFDDWTAEHISYREPDRWGTERAVDYDSLFAAADEYYPRAWDTVDRVEGEAVCVPHTPCPILYGIRGDDPEACRALAGAIDSEPVFDAATFVTNQGTDAHLAPGDIGSLREYRAYRVSGVVTSEPETRRGGHVFFEFSAPDRDAAIQCAAFEPTKRFRDRVRALREGDRLTVCGEVTGGTLKLEKFAVRELNRTAFQTPRCDGCGNTMKSAGRNQGYRCRDCGTSAPGKVEVEIERELEQGWYEVPPCARRHVAKPLVRGGFDAETHPER
- a CDS encoding potassium channel family protein; protein product: MDAGDVEYEPVSVKEVLAEMKDTAELMIDLSFSAVLLGSSEVAEEVLELEDRMDVLQMRARMSLMMAARSPEDAEELAPVLGMVGATEKISDATGDIAKVVLEEIGLPDAIRTTLPEAVETVVRARLTADSRFTGQRLGELNLETETGVRVIAMRRGGDWLLSPGKDTVLQTSDVLLLRGAEENVAAVYATVTGGEFVPPEAVEEGIDDLERAVDSIVLMKNMSELAVDVAYGSVLYGSEALAEEVAELEAEVDALESRFEAWVLQAAERVDDPVDLRGLMHLAGATEVISDAALEISEGVLRGMGTHPVVAEAVFESDEVIVRLTVAAGSQLAGTTLGEQTVRTDTGMRVIAVRHRDDAGNDWEIMPGPQTELRVGDVFMAKGTRTGATRLAELVGDDSLEDFE
- a CDS encoding NUDIX domain-containing protein — translated: MTRQPAAFCPDCGTATTSRHVDGRDRRFCPACEQVVWHNPIPTAGVAVVGDEGVLLGQRAVAPGVGEWGVPGGHMEADETPEEAAARELEEETGVSVDPDALTLLETFTTGPFAGKYIVSIGFAVRAEETTGEPEPLNEVLDVGWFTPESVAASDAVLHEDHAQRLRFAWERFG